In Phycodurus eques isolate BA_2022a chromosome 10, UOR_Pequ_1.1, whole genome shotgun sequence, a genomic segment contains:
- the ift52 gene encoding intraflagellar transport protein 52 homolog isoform X2 has protein sequence MRRRRSGSVHDAVFRTRYYKYYHPKEALVSDGVLNREISRASGKSMSGISEDDNVGNNTQALSFVYPYGATLNVIKPAVAVLSTGSICFPLHRPVVAFYQGKETGKLVVVGSCHMFSDQFIDKEENSKILGVVLQWLMTDTIQLNQIDAEDPEITDYTMLPHIGCLSEQLTQYFQEGDENPRDFTSLLDVSFFSLSTDTLPQVLSVYKHLNVKDEPLQLIAPQFETPLPQLQPAVFPPILSDLSPPMLDLFDLDEAFSSEKVRLAQLTNKCTDDDLEFYIRKCGEILGVTPKLDKDQRDAKHILEHVFFQLAEFKKLNQEHDVNTEARFIPS, from the exons ATGAGACGAAGAAGAAGCGGTAGCGTACATG ATGCCGTTTTTCGGACCCGGTACTACAAGTACTATCATCCTAAGGAAGCTCTTGTGTCTGATGGTGTGTTGAACAG GGAGATCAGCCGGGCTTCTGGCAAATCAATGTCTGGAATAAGTGAAGATGACAATGTTGGAAATAATACACa GGCTCTCTCATTTGTGTACCCATATGGTGCCACCCTGAATGTGATAAAGCCAGCTGTGGCTGTTCTTTCAACTGGCTCTATCTGCTTCCCCCTCCACCGGCCGGTCGTGGCCTTTTATCAAGGAAAA GAGACGGGCAAATTGGTTGTAGTTGGTTCCTGCCACATGTTCAGTGATCAGTTCATCGACAAAGAGGAGAATAGTAAAATCCTG GGTGTTGTGCTCCAGTGGCTCATGACTGATACTATTCAGCTGAATCAGATTGATGCAGAAGACCCAGAG ATCACAGATTACACCATGTTGCCACACATTGGGTGTTTGTCAGAACAACTCACGCAGTACTTCCAAGAGGGTGACGAAAACCCCAGGGACTTCACTTCTCTTCtggatgtttcttttttcagtCTGTCAACAGACACTTTACCCCAAGTCCTCAG TGTGTATAAGCATCTTAATGTCAAAGATGAACCACTGCAGCTGATCGCACCACAGTTTGAGACCCCCCTGCCTCAGTTGCAACCTGCT GTCTTTCCTCCAATCTTGAGTGATTTGTCCCCACCAATGCTGGACCTGTTTGATTTAGATGAAGCTTTCTCTTCAGAGAAAGTGCGCCTAGCACAGCTCACCAATAAAT GTACAGATGATGACCTTGAGTTTTACATCAGGAAATGTGGTGAAATTCTGGGCGTGACTCCCAAGTTGGACAAAGATCAGAGGGATGCAAAACACATATTGGAACACGTTTTCTTCCAACTTGCAGAGTTCAAGAAACTGAATCAA GAGCATGATGTCAACACTGAGGCACGGTTCATCCCATCTTGA
- the acot8 gene encoding acyl-coenzyme A thioesterase 8, translating into MAEEKVDRPSATDSPATSNSKQSSEDKNSKSGSSALEYNPDLRSVLVTSVLNVEKLDEDLYRGTHHWVPRTQRLFGGQIIGQALVAAAKSVSDDLYAHSLHCYFVRAGDPKVPVLYQVDRTRDGRSFTVRSVKALQHGLPILICQASFQMLQPSTLQHQFTMPVVPKPEELLTAEALIHLYLSKPGLAETLKQALNKLLAIEVPIEIKPVNPPQFHRLAGAEPKKLFWVRAKGYIGEGNMKLHCCVAAYVSDFAFLATAMLPYPTYRVKFSASLDHAMWFHNTFRSDEWMLYECESPWAGGSRGLVQGRLWRRDGVLAASCAQEGVLRVKVVPEPSKL; encoded by the exons ATGGCGGAAGAAAAAGTTGATCGTCCCTCTGCCACTGATTCTCCAGCAACATCCAATTCAAAGCAGTCATCAGAAGATAAAAACTCCAAGTCCGGCAGTTCTGCACTTGAATACAACCCAGACCTTCGAAGCGTCCTTGTTACCAGCGTTTTGAACGTGGAGAAGCTCGACGAAGACCTGTACAG GGGGACACATCACTGGGTGCCCCGCACTCAGCGCTTATTTGGGGGACAAATCATTGGTCAAGCTCTTGTTGCTGCTGCCAAATCAGTCAGTGATGATCTTTATGCTCACTCTCTACACTGCTACTTTGTAAGAGCAG GAGATCCTAAGGTTCCAGTGTTGTACCAGGTAGACCGCACAAGAGATGGTCGCAGTTTTACAGTGCGCTCCGTGAAAGCCCTCCAGCACGGACTTCCTATACTGATCTGCCAAGCGTCCTTCCAAATGTTACAGCCAAGCACGTTGCAACACCAGTTCACCATGCCAGTGGTCCCTAAGCCTGAAGAGCTCCTTACTGCAGAGGCACTTATCCACCTTTATCTCAG TAAACCTGGCCTGGCTGAAACTTTAAAACAAGCTCTTAACAAACTGCTGGCAATTGAAGTCCCAATTGAGATCAAGCCAGTCAACCCTCCACAGTTTCACAGGCTTGCTGGAGCAGAGCCAAAGAAACTGTTTTGGGTGCGAGCTAAAGGATACATTG GTGAAGGCAACATGAAGTTGCATTGCTGCGTGGCTGCCTATGTATCAGACTTTGCCTTTCTGGCTACTGCAATGCTGCCCTACCCCACCTACAGGGTCAAGTTCTCAGCCTCCCTGGACCACGCCATGTGGTTCCACAACACTTTCCGCAGTGATGAATGGATGTTGTACGAGTGTGAGAGCCCATGGGCAG GGGGCAGTAGGGGACTGGTTCAAGGCAGACTGTGGAGAAGAGATGGCGTGCTGGCTGCCTCGTGTGCACAGGAAGGGGTCCTGAGAGTCAAAGTAGTTCCTGAGCCCAGCAAACTATAG
- the ift52 gene encoding intraflagellar transport protein 52 homolog isoform X1, giving the protein MEKEQHNTVVFNASKRECFTTNSGYKSMQKHIRTQWKIQSMKEELSSDKLKGVKLWITAGPREKFTASELEVLKHYLDDGGTVLVMLGEGGEKKFDTNINFLLEEFGIMVNNDAVFRTRYYKYYHPKEALVSDGVLNREISRASGKSMSGISEDDNVGNNTQALSFVYPYGATLNVIKPAVAVLSTGSICFPLHRPVVAFYQGKETGKLVVVGSCHMFSDQFIDKEENSKILGVVLQWLMTDTIQLNQIDAEDPEITDYTMLPHIGCLSEQLTQYFQEGDENPRDFTSLLDVSFFSLSTDTLPQVLSVYKHLNVKDEPLQLIAPQFETPLPQLQPAVFPPILSDLSPPMLDLFDLDEAFSSEKVRLAQLTNKCTDDDLEFYIRKCGEILGVTPKLDKDQRDAKHILEHVFFQLAEFKKLNQEHDVNTEARFIPS; this is encoded by the exons ATGGagaaggaacagcacaataCGGTTGTCTTCAACGCGTCAAAAAGAGAGTGCTTTACCACAAACAGTGGATACAAATCCATGCAGAAGCACATTAGGACTCAATGGAAAATTCAAAG TATGAAGGAAGAGCTGTCATCAGACAAACTAAAAGGTGTCAAGTTGTGGATAACTGCAGGGCCAAGGGAGAAGTTTACAGCATCAGAG CTGGAAGTTCTGAAACACTACCTGGATGATGGAGGAACTGTCCTGGTCATGCTTGGGGAAGGAGGAGAAAAGAAATTTGACACAAACATTAACTTTCTCCTGGAAGAGTTTGGAATTATGGTTAACAATG ATGCCGTTTTTCGGACCCGGTACTACAAGTACTATCATCCTAAGGAAGCTCTTGTGTCTGATGGTGTGTTGAACAG GGAGATCAGCCGGGCTTCTGGCAAATCAATGTCTGGAATAAGTGAAGATGACAATGTTGGAAATAATACACa GGCTCTCTCATTTGTGTACCCATATGGTGCCACCCTGAATGTGATAAAGCCAGCTGTGGCTGTTCTTTCAACTGGCTCTATCTGCTTCCCCCTCCACCGGCCGGTCGTGGCCTTTTATCAAGGAAAA GAGACGGGCAAATTGGTTGTAGTTGGTTCCTGCCACATGTTCAGTGATCAGTTCATCGACAAAGAGGAGAATAGTAAAATCCTG GGTGTTGTGCTCCAGTGGCTCATGACTGATACTATTCAGCTGAATCAGATTGATGCAGAAGACCCAGAG ATCACAGATTACACCATGTTGCCACACATTGGGTGTTTGTCAGAACAACTCACGCAGTACTTCCAAGAGGGTGACGAAAACCCCAGGGACTTCACTTCTCTTCtggatgtttcttttttcagtCTGTCAACAGACACTTTACCCCAAGTCCTCAG TGTGTATAAGCATCTTAATGTCAAAGATGAACCACTGCAGCTGATCGCACCACAGTTTGAGACCCCCCTGCCTCAGTTGCAACCTGCT GTCTTTCCTCCAATCTTGAGTGATTTGTCCCCACCAATGCTGGACCTGTTTGATTTAGATGAAGCTTTCTCTTCAGAGAAAGTGCGCCTAGCACAGCTCACCAATAAAT GTACAGATGATGACCTTGAGTTTTACATCAGGAAATGTGGTGAAATTCTGGGCGTGACTCCCAAGTTGGACAAAGATCAGAGGGATGCAAAACACATATTGGAACACGTTTTCTTCCAACTTGCAGAGTTCAAGAAACTGAATCAA GAGCATGATGTCAACACTGAGGCACGGTTCATCCCATCTTGA